The Musa acuminata AAA Group cultivar baxijiao chromosome BXJ1-3, Cavendish_Baxijiao_AAA, whole genome shotgun sequence genome window below encodes:
- the LOC103979591 gene encoding dirigent protein 23: MGSIPRHISAFLSILLTLLMLLCPSFAEDPAFELGNETTTHLHFFFHDIVTGPNPTAVRIAQASVTNNSPAAFGALVMMDDLLTEGPDSGSKLLGRAQGVYGLASRDEPGHLLVAMTLAFVDGEYNGSTLAVLGRNSVLSAVREMPVVGGSGRFRLARGYALAKTHELDVATGNAVVEYDVYVMHH; the protein is encoded by the coding sequence ATGGGCTCAATACCGCGTCATATCTCTGCGTTCCTCTCCATCCTGCTAACCCTCCTCATGCTTCTGTGTCCATCTTTTGCAGAAGACCCCGCCTTCGAGCTCGGCAACGAGACCACCACGCACCTGCACTTCTTCTTCCACGACATCGTGACCGGCCCCAATCCCACCGCCGTGCGCATCGCTCAAGCCTCCGTCACCAACAATTCCCCGGCGGCCTTCGGCGCCCTGGTGATGATGGACGACCTCCTGACGGAGGGGCCGGACTCGGGGTCGAAGCTGCTGGGGCGGGCGCAGGGTGTGTACGGGCTCGCGTCGCGGGACGAGCCCGGGCACCTGCTGGTAGCCATGACCCTGGCCTTCGTCGACGGGGAGTACAACGGCAGCACGCTCGCGGTGCTCGGTCGCAACTCCGTGTTGTCGGCGGTGAGAGAGATGCCGGTCGTCGGGGGGAGCGGCAGGTTCCGGCTGGCCCGCGGCTACGCCCTCGCCAAGACCCACGAGCTCGACGTGGCCACCGGCAACGCAGTGGTGGAGTACGACGTCTATGTCATGCACcattag
- the LOC103979143 gene encoding auxin efflux carrier component 6-like → MITWEDFYTVMCAMVPLYFAMFVAYGSVKWWKIFTPEQCSGINRFVATFAVPVLSFHFISHNNPYQMGSRFILADTLSKLLVLVILSLWASLSAACAGPRRRGRRLDWVITLFSVGTLPNTLVMGIPLLRAMYGDFTQSLMVQLVVLQCIIWYTLLLFLFEYRAATMLIEDQFPGTAAAAIAKFEVDGDIISLDGRDPIRAESEVDADGRIRVRIRRSISSVLDSGLSSSIGITPRRLSNISGAEIYSVNTPVRQPASADRLTVRDITLGCRSASPHLSGYASSDSYSLQPTPRASNFNEMEIGTPVWVRSPAAPAGMLIRQQSPATPGALKLAWEGCGGQGDKDVGGEKDLSFRSTSKFVVDKEDEEEELEVEGDQEMPAAFVMLRLILTVLGRKLSRNPNTYSSILGLLWSLISFKWGVDMPTLVKESIKIISDAGLGMAMFSLGLFMALQPRIIACGPKMAAISMAIRFLSGPMVMSVASMVVGLRGVRLHTAIVQAALPQGIVPFVFAREYGLHPDILSTGVIFGMLVSLPVTLLYYILLGL, encoded by the exons ATGATCACCTGGGAGGACTTCTACACCGTGATGTGCGCCATGGTCCCTCTCTACTTCGCCATGTTCGTCGCCTACGGCTCCGTCAAGTGGTGGAAGATCTTCACCCCGGAGCAGTGCTCCGGCATCAACCGCTTCGTCGCCACCTTCGCCGTCCCCGTCCTCTCCTTCCACTTCATCTCCCACAACAACCCTTACCAGATGGGCTCCCGCTTCATCCTTGCTGACACCCTCTCCAAGCTCCTCGTCCTCGTCATCCTCTCCCTCTGGGCCTCCCTGTCCGCTGCCTGCGCCGGCCCCCGACGCCGCGGCCGCCGGCTCGACTGGGTCATCACCCTCTTCTCCGTCGGCACGCTCCCCAACACTCTCGTGATGGGCATCCCCCTCCTCCGCGCCATGTACGGCGACTTCACCCAGAGCCTCATGGTGCAGCTGGTGGTGCTGCAGTGTATCATCTG GTACACGCTGCTGCTCTTCCTCTTCGAGTACCGCGCAGCCACGATGCTAATCGAAGACCAATTCCCGGGTACGGCGGCGGCCGCCATTGCCAAGTTCGAGGTAGACGGCGACATCATCTCCCTCGACGGGCGAGACCCGATCCGGGCCGAGTCGGAGGTCGACGCGGACGGTCGCATCCGAGTCCGCATCCGGCGGTCCATATCCTCCGTGCTGGACTCGGGGCTCTCGTCGTCGATCGGCATCACGCCGCGCCGCCTGTCGAACATATCCGGGGCCGAGATATACTCGGTCAACACGCCGGTCAGGCAGCCGGCGTCGGCGGATCGGCTCACGGTGCGCGACATCACGTTGGGGTGCCGGTCCGCCAGCCCGCACTTGTCGGGGTACGCTTCCTCCGACTCGTACTCGCTGCAGCCCACGCCGCGGGCCTCCAACTTCAACGAGATGGAGATCGGCACGCCGGTGTGGGTGCGGTCGCCGGCCGCGCCCGCGGGAATGTTGATCAGGCAGCAATCGCCGGCGACACCCGGGGCGCTGAAGCTGGCGTGGGAGGGCTGTGGCGGACAAGGCGACAAGGATGTTGGGG GGGAGAAAGATCTGAGCTTCCGGAGCACTTCAAAGTTCGTGGTCgacaaagaagatgaagaagaggagtTGGAGGTGGAAGGAGATCAAGAGATGCCGGCAGCGTTTGTCATGCTCAGGCTCATCCTGACCGTCCTCGGCCGGAAGCTGTCGCGCAACCCAAACACGTACTCCAGCATATTAGGCCTCCTTTGGTCCCTCATCTCGTTCAA GTGGGGCGTCGACATGCCGACGCTGGTGAAGGAgtccatcaaaataatctcagatGCAGGGCTTGGAATGGCCATGTTCAGCCTCG GGCTGTTCATGGCTCTGCAGCCAAGGATCATTGCCTGCGGGCCAAAGATGGCGGCCATAAGCATGGCGATCCGATTCCTAAGCGGCCCCATGGTGATGTCTGTTGCATCCATGGTAGTGGGGTTAAGAGGTGTACGGCTTCACACAGCCATCGTGCAG GCAGCTCTTCCTCAAGGGATCGTACCATTTGTTTTTGCCAGAGAATACGGATTGCATCCTGATATATTAAGCACTGG GGTCATCTTTGGCATGCTTGTCTCTTTGCCCGTAACCTTGCTTTACTACATACTCCTGGGGCTGTGA
- the LOC135628956 gene encoding putative pentatricopeptide repeat-containing protein At1g77010, mitochondrial, whose protein sequence is MTAEILHLGQSLRGCRTQRSLPRGRQLHQVLLKCGYAASLYASNCLLQMYARCSADLDDVRRVFDEIPHRNCFSWNSLIDAYLKSDEPCRARQLFDSMPRKNTFSWNAMITGLVRSGDLKNARKLFEEMPVVDAVACNAILHGYIRRGEVQEAFRLLKKVGSEYDGSSSPYSDKFVLTTLLSACAECLAYDCGKQIHARIVICQVDLDSILGSALVDMYAKCQAFDSAHQVLELMSEPDEFSLSALISGYGGCGRLDEARMIFNQKEKPSVVLWNSIINAYASINQGDGTLELFKMMTGEGIMPNSSTFSSVLSACASIGIRQHGVQMHACGCKHGVLEDLVVASALIDSYSKCGIWEDACKVFKELRLYDTILLNTMINVYSNCGQIEEARKIFEMIPSKNMISWNSMIVGYSQNGHAVQALELFIDMHHLDLSIDKVALASSISSCASICAVTTGEELFALATRIGLVTDLVVTSSLVDLYCKCGKVIDGRRLFDGMPNFDVALWNSMLMGYASNGYAIEVLKLFESMGSAGVSPNEVTFIAVLSACCHSGLVEKGLMWFRRMKVDYCIEPIAEHYSCVVDLLVRAGRLEESINFIDTMPFKPDASMWTSVLGGCKARGDEVLGSKVAERLIELNPQHSGSFLQLSSIYAAHGEWENSAQVRQMMNDRRINKNPGYSWIDSSQ, encoded by the coding sequence ATGACCGCAGAGATCCTCCACCTCGGCCAATCGCTCCGCGGATGCCGCACCCAGCGGTCTCTCCCTCGAGGGAGACAGCTCCACCAGGTACTCCTCAAGTGCGGTTACGCCGCTTCCCTCTACGCGTCCAACTGCCTTCTCCAGATGTACGCTCGTTGCAGCGCCGACCTGGACGACGTCCGAAGGGTTTTCGACGAAATTCCCCACAGGAACTGCTTCTCTTGGAACTCCCTCATCGACGCCTATCTGAAGTCCGATGAACCGTGCCGTGCGCGTCAGTTGTTCGATTCCATGCCCCGGAAGAATACCTTTTCATGGAACGCCATGATCACTGGCCTCGTACGGTCTGGTGACCTGAAGAACGCCCGGAAATTGTTCGAGGAGATGCCCGTGGTTGACGCTGTTGCCTGCAATGCCATACTTCACGGGTATATCCGTCGTGGGGAGGTTCAGGAAGCTTTCCGTTTGCTTAAAAAGGTTGGTTCAGAGTACGATGGATCGTCGTCGCCATATAGTGATAAATTTGTATTGACGACCCTTTTAAGTGCTTGTGCAGAGTGTTTGGCTTATGATTGTGGCAAGCAGATTCATGCCCGCATTGTCATCTGCCAGGTTGACTTGGATTCCATTCTGGGTAGCGCCCTTGTTGACATGTATGCAAAGTGTCAGGCTTTTGATAGCGCTCATCAAGTTTTGGAGTTGATGTCGGAGCCAGATGAGTTTTCGTTGTCGGCCTTGATATCAGGCTATGGGGGTTGTGGAAGATTGGATGAGGCAAGAATGATATTCAATCAGAAGGAGAAGCCAAGTGTTGTTTTGTGGAACTCCATTATTAATGCATATGCATCTATTAATCAGGGAGACGGAACATTAGAACTCTTCAAAATGATGACCGGAGAGGGAATCATGCCAAATTCGTCGACTTTTTCAAGTGTTCTTAGTGCATGTGCTAGTATTGGCATTCGGCAGCATGGAGTACAGATGCATGCTTGTGGTTGTAAGCATGGAGTTCTGGAGGACTTGGTTGTTGCAAGTGCTCTCATAGACTCCTATTCCAAGTGTGGAATTTGGGAGGATGCTTGTAAAGTGTTCAAAGAGCTTAGACTGTATGATACAATACTGCTTAATACTATGATCAATGTTTACTCGAACTGCGGTCAAATCGAGGAAGCAAGGAAGATATTTGAGATGATTCCAAGCAAGAATATGATCTCATGGAATTCAATGATCGTGGGTTACAGCCAGAATGGTCATGCAGTGCAGGCACTAGAGCTATTCATTGACATGCATCATCTTGATCTTAGTATTGATAAGGTGGCTTTGGCCAGTTCTATAAGTTCTTGTGCTAGCATTTGTGCCGTTACCACCGGGGAAGAGTTATTTGCCCTTGCTACACGTATCGGCCTAGTCACTGACCTTGTTGTCACTTCTTCACTTGTTGATCTCTACTGCAAATGTGGCAAAGTCATTGATGGAAGGAGGTTGTTCGATGGGATGCCAAATTTTGATGTGGCTTTATGGAATTCAATGTTGATGGGTTATGCTTCTAATGGATATGCAATTGAAGTGCTCAAGTTGTTTGAATCCATGGGCAGTGCTGGTGTGAGCCCAAACGAAGTAACTTTTATTGCAGTCCTTTCAGCTTGTTGCCACTCTGGGCTGGTTGAGAAAGGATTAATGTGGTTTCGCAGGATGAAAGTAGACTATTGCATTGAACCAATAGCTGAGCACTACTCATGTGTTGTTGATTTGCTGGTGCGTGCAGGTCGGCTTGAGGAATCGATCAATTTCATTGATACAATGCCCTTCAAGCCTGATGCTAGCATGTGGACATCAGTGCTTGGTGGGTGCAAGGCTCGTGGTGATGAGGTTCTGGGAAGTAAGGTAGCAGAGAGGCTTATTGAGCTTAATCCTCAGCATTCAGGCTCCTTTTTGCAGTTATCTAGCATATATGCTGCTCATGGCGAGTGGGAGAACTCAGCCCAAGTTAGACAAATGATGAATGACAGAAGGATCAATAAGAATCCTGGTTACAGTTGGATTGACAGTTCACAGTAA
- the LOC135628976 gene encoding pentatricopeptide repeat-containing protein At1g43980, mitochondrial-like, whose translation MINFGGSLRTTGRFSVSFFSNLIDRCLTLGSLYSAQSIHAHLVKTGLHRHTFLGNRLLGLYSGLGSITLAIGVFHDIPDKNRFTWNILLMALVRTGCVEAAHELFEEMPDRDVVSWNSLISGYVSTGYVDKAFGVLHRMQDLGVKVSAFTLSITAACVSSPRQAKQVHGFITRFGSGSLNTVLGNSLIDMYGRVGLAGYASQIFCAMDNSDVISWNSMISAYGRSGCGMEALECFCAMRAARFSTDEFTMSSVLNICTDLENLAKD comes from the exons ATGATCAATTTTGGTGGCTCTTTGAGAACCACCGGAAGATTCAGTGTCTCCTTCTTCTCCAACCTCATTGATCGCTGCCTCACGCTCGGCTCCCTCTACTCCGCTCAATCCATCCACGCCCATCTCGTCAAGACCGGCCTCCATCGCCACACCTTCCTTGGCAACCGGCTCCTCGGCCTCTACTCTGGCCTTGGCTCCATCACGCTCGCTATCGGAGTTTTTCACGACATCCCTGATAAGAACAGGTTCACGTGGAACATTCTGCTTATGGCGCTTGTTAGAACTGGCTGCGTCGAAGCCGCCCATGAACTGTTCGAGGAAATGCCTGACAGAGATGTGGTGAGTTGGAATTCGCTGATTTCGGGGTACGTGTCCACTGGATATGTCGATAAGGCGTTTGGGGTTCTTCACCGGATGCAAGATCTCGGTGTCAAAGTTAGTGCTTTCACACTGTCCATCACCGCTGCTTGTGTCTCATCTCCTCGACAGGCTAAGCAAGTGCATGGATTTATTACCCGCTTCGGATCAGGTTCACTAAATACTGTGCTTGGTAACTCACTCATTGATATGTATGGAAGAGTTGGACTCGCAGGATATGCTAGCCAAATTTTCTGTGCCATGGATAACTCTGACGTCATCTCTTGGAACTCCATGATCTCAGCATATGGTAGGTCAGGTTGTGGAATGGAAGCATTAGAGTGCTTCTGTGCGATGAGGGCTGCTCGGTTTTCAACTGATGAGTTCACTATGTCGAGTGTGCTCAACATTTGCACTGACCTTGAGAATTTGGCTAAGG ATTAG
- the LOC103979140 gene encoding pentatricopeptide repeat-containing protein At2g13600-like, with amino-acid sequence MLRWDSVLCDSMYSGYVRSSIGDEAIKLFVVALRKSVLPTEFTFATILNSRMCFCSTDLGMQIHCWVWKTGFEADMIVANALVDMYAKLGFVESAMKIFSKMVAKDLVSWNTMIMGLAKNGQGVEALRIFRELQGNGVKPDRITLVGVLLACSYGHMVHEGKRIFSLMEKKYGVMRDLEHYACMVDMMGRAGMLKETLNIIETSPHSHSLSLWNLLLNACRIHGDLVFATIIAEKLLDLEARFSLPYLVLAQMYGVSGRWESMAGVLKAMEERGVRKVREYSWICVRKHIYVFKTDQLFHWEGKAVYSMLQLLDWVMNGVGCVHEESTLYGDCCGE; translated from the coding sequence ATGCTGAGATGGGATTCAGTGCTCTGCGATTCAATGTACTCCGGTTATGTTCGGAGCAGCATTGGGGATGAGGCTATAAAGCTTTTTGTGGTGGCACTGAGGAAGAGCGTGTTGCCTACAGAGTTCACCTTTGCAACCATTCTCAACTCAAGGATGTGTTTCTGTTCAACCGATCTTGGCATGCAAATCCATTGCTGGGTTTGGAAAACAGGCTTTGAGGCAGATATGATTGTTGCTAATGCGCTGGTTGACATGTATGCTAAGTTGGGTTTCGTTGAGAGTGCCATGAAGATTTTTTCCAAGATGGTTGCCAAGGACTTGGTCTCTTGGAATACCATGATCATGGGTTTAGCAAAAAACGGGCAAGGTGTAGAAGCTCTTAGAATCTTCAGAGAGTTGCAAGGGAATGGTGTCAAGCCAGATAGGATAACCCTGGTTGGTGTTCTTTTAGCCTGTAGTTATGGGCATATGGTCCATgaagggaaaagaatattttcaTTGATGGAGAAGAAATATGGAGTGATGAGAGATCTGGAGCATTATGCTTGTATGGTGGACATGATGGGGAGAGCAGGAATGCTGAAAGAAACATTGAATATCATAGAGACTTCACCTCATAGTCATAGCCTATCATTGTGGAACTTGCTTCTTAATGCTTGTAGGATTCATGGGGACTTGGTATTTGCCACAATAATTGCAGAGAAGCTGTTGGATTTGGAGGCTCGCTTCTCTCTCCCTTACTTAGTGTTGGCTCAGATGTATGGAGTAAGTGGCAGATGGGAGAGCATGGCTGGTGTGCTGAAGGCCATGGAAGAGAGAGGTGTCAGGAAGGTTAGGGAGTATAGCTGGATTTGCGTTAGGAAGCATATCTATGTATTTAAGACAGACCAATTATTCCACTGGGAAGGAAAAGCTGTATACTCAATGTTGCAACTCTTGGACTGGGTGATGAATGGCGTGGGATGTGTTCATGAAGAATCCACATTATATGGGGATTGCTGTGGAGAATGA